From a single Miscanthus floridulus cultivar M001 chromosome 8, ASM1932011v1, whole genome shotgun sequence genomic region:
- the LOC136477420 gene encoding transcriptional regulator SUPERMAN-like encodes MDERESRKKQLQQGASSREQQAAASSSWSYSSCSFTCPLRSYPCSFCKREFRSAQALGGHMNVHRRDRARLRHGSPPPPPPPPPPPPPPARAPPAMMMMILPNLNYPPPHQYHCHRPTTSSSSSKKLLDHDGYSKRPSSMELELELGVGVVCSNCNTAAATSTTPTTAHAPAGGGPEDADGDLDLELRLGVSSSSIHHTHVYGRVHDM; translated from the coding sequence ATGGATGAGAGGGAGAGCAGGAAGAAGCAGCTGCAGCAGGGCGCATCAAGCAGAGAGCAGCAGGCGGCAGCATCGTCGTCATGGAGCTACAGCAGCTGCAGCTTCACTTGTCCACTGCGATCCTACCCCTGCAGCTTCTGCAAGAGGGAGTTCAGGTCCGCGCAGGCACTCGGGGGCCACATGAATGTCCACAGGAGGGACAGGGCAAGGCTCAGGCACGgctcacctcctcctcctcctcctcctcctccaccaccaccaccaccggccagGGCACCGccggcgatgatgatgatgattcttcCCAACCTCAACTATCCGCCACCACATCAGTACCATTGCCATCGccccaccaccagcagcagcagcagcaagaagcTGCTTGATCATGATGGCTACAGTAAGCGCCCGTCGTCcatggagctggagctggagctgggGGTTGGAGTGGTGTGCAGCAACTGCAACACTGCTGCAGCCACTTCTACTACCCCTACGACTGCGCATGCTCCAGCAGGTGGTGGCCCGGAGGATGCTGACGGCGATCTCGACCTTGAGCTCAGGCTGGGTGTCTCTTCTTCATCCATCCATCACACACACGTATACGGCCGGGTGCATGATATGTAA